Proteins encoded in a region of the Haloarcula sp. CBA1129 genome:
- a CDS encoding O-acetylhomoserine aminocarboxypropyltransferase/cysteine synthase family protein — protein sequence MTNDYGFGTRCVHAGQEEPDPVTGARAPPIYQTSSYVFEDADTAADRYALEDDGNVYSRFDNPTVRMLENRIASLENAADAVATGSGMAALDAGTFVLAANGDNIVTASSIYGGTHSYFSKAANRRGIETRFVDTLDPDAYAAAIDEDTAYVHFETIGNPSLVVPPMEEIAEVAHDHGVPVFVDNTFGTPALCNPLDHGVDLLWESTTKWIHGSGTTVGGVLVDGGSFPWAEYPEKFPELGGENEAFGKNFSEAFGDRAFSVAARQRALRSLGDGQKPFDAWATLQGAETLSLRMERHCENAMTVAQHLDDHPEVAWVTYPGLESHETHDLAQQYLSGGFGGIVTFGLEGGFDAGRQFCEETELAQFLANIGDAKTLVIHPASTTHAQLSEAEQRASGVTPDLIRFSVGIEDAEDIITDIDDTIERVT from the coding sequence ATGACTAACGACTACGGATTCGGGACGCGCTGTGTCCATGCCGGTCAGGAGGAGCCGGACCCGGTCACAGGGGCGCGCGCGCCGCCCATCTATCAGACCTCGTCGTATGTCTTTGAGGACGCCGACACCGCGGCCGACCGGTACGCGCTGGAGGACGACGGCAACGTCTACTCGCGCTTTGACAACCCTACCGTCAGGATGCTCGAAAACCGCATCGCGTCCTTGGAGAACGCCGCTGACGCCGTCGCGACAGGGTCTGGGATGGCTGCTCTCGACGCCGGGACGTTCGTTCTCGCAGCCAACGGCGACAACATCGTGACGGCTTCGTCCATCTACGGCGGCACCCACTCGTACTTCTCGAAGGCCGCCAATCGCCGCGGCATCGAGACGCGGTTCGTCGACACGCTCGACCCGGACGCCTACGCCGCGGCCATCGACGAGGACACGGCCTACGTCCACTTCGAGACCATCGGCAACCCCTCGCTCGTGGTTCCGCCGATGGAGGAGATCGCTGAAGTGGCGCACGACCACGGCGTCCCTGTTTTCGTCGACAACACGTTCGGGACGCCGGCGCTCTGTAATCCGCTCGACCACGGCGTGGACCTCCTCTGGGAGTCGACGACGAAGTGGATTCACGGCTCCGGGACGACTGTCGGCGGCGTCCTCGTCGACGGCGGTTCGTTCCCGTGGGCGGAGTACCCCGAGAAGTTCCCGGAACTTGGCGGTGAGAACGAGGCCTTCGGCAAGAACTTCTCCGAGGCCTTCGGCGACCGCGCCTTCTCCGTCGCCGCCCGACAGCGTGCCCTCCGCTCGCTCGGTGACGGCCAGAAACCGTTCGACGCTTGGGCGACCCTCCAAGGGGCCGAGACGCTCTCCCTGCGAATGGAGCGCCACTGCGAGAACGCGATGACCGTCGCACAGCACCTTGACGACCACCCCGAGGTCGCTTGGGTCACCTATCCCGGGCTGGAGAGTCACGAAACCCACGACTTGGCACAGCAGTACCTCTCTGGCGGGTTCGGCGGCATCGTCACGTTCGGCCTCGAAGGCGGCTTCGACGCGGGGCGGCAGTTCTGCGAGGAGACGGAGCTCGCGCAGTTCCTCGCCAATATCGGCGACGCCAAGACGCTGGTCATCCATCCGGCATCGACCACTCACGCCCAGCTCAGCGAGGCGGAACAGCGCGCCAGCGGCGTCACGCCGGACCTCATCCGGTTCAGCGTCGGCATCGAAGACGCAGAAGACATCATCACAGACATCGACGACACAATCGAACGAGTCACATGA
- a CDS encoding MoxR family ATPase translates to MDHDTAGRTSRQVLDAVGDAVIADDRFLETVMTGILARGHVLLEDVPGTGKTLTAQSFATALDLSFKRVQFTPDLLPSDITGSNVFNEATGEFDFQPGPVFANVVLADEINRAPPKTQAALLEAMGEKQVTVDGVTHDLPEPFFVIATQNPVEQEGTFGLPEAQRDRFIVKTSMGYPDFGGERELIDRRADRTAQAPSVTSVIDGDRLPALQRTVESVTVDDTLRDYVVELGRATREDDRVEVGVSPRGIQRLFEATRAAAALDGRDYAVPDDVKTVVEEAFAHRLVLTADAGVRGVDPATVVDDVLDSVEVPAVSP, encoded by the coding sequence ATGGACCACGACACTGCCGGGCGGACGAGCCGGCAGGTTCTCGATGCTGTCGGGGACGCTGTCATCGCCGACGACCGCTTCCTCGAAACCGTCATGACCGGGATTCTCGCCCGGGGGCACGTCCTGCTGGAAGACGTGCCGGGCACGGGGAAGACACTCACCGCCCAGTCGTTCGCAACGGCGCTCGACCTCTCCTTCAAGCGGGTGCAGTTCACCCCGGACCTGCTGCCGTCCGACATCACCGGCTCGAACGTGTTCAACGAGGCCACCGGCGAGTTCGACTTCCAGCCCGGCCCCGTCTTCGCCAACGTCGTTCTCGCGGACGAAATCAACCGCGCACCGCCAAAGACACAGGCCGCGCTGCTTGAGGCGATGGGCGAGAAGCAGGTGACCGTCGACGGTGTGACCCACGACCTGCCCGAGCCGTTCTTCGTCATCGCCACGCAGAACCCCGTCGAGCAGGAGGGGACCTTCGGCCTGCCCGAGGCCCAGCGGGACCGCTTCATCGTCAAAACGTCGATGGGGTATCCCGACTTCGGCGGCGAGCGCGAACTCATCGACCGGCGGGCCGACCGGACCGCGCAAGCGCCAAGCGTCACGAGCGTCATCGACGGCGACCGTCTCCCGGCGCTCCAGCGAACCGTCGAATCAGTCACCGTCGACGACACGCTCCGGGACTACGTCGTCGAACTCGGACGGGCCACCCGCGAGGACGACCGCGTCGAAGTCGGTGTCTCTCCACGGGGCATCCAGCGACTGTTCGAAGCCACCCGCGCCGCTGCGGCCCTCGACGGCCGCGACTACGCCGTCCCGGACGATGTGAAAACCGTCGTCGAGGAGGCGTTCGCCCACCGACTCGTGCTGACCGCTGACGCGGGTGTCCGCGGTGTCGACCCGGCGACCGTCGTCGACGACGTGCTGGACAGCGTCGAAGTACCGGCCGTCAGTCCCTAG
- a CDS encoding SHOCT domain-containing protein, translating to MTDQSPLERARDNVTELASLAVTGFWLVALLTGQEWWLAALLVGYVVIVPLTELLYGDPDEEEDIEEADPAPSRDAGDETPLERLRRRYAEGELTDDQFERKLERLLETETLEDVADGAAVRERETERT from the coding sequence ATGACCGACCAGTCCCCGCTGGAGCGAGCCAGAGACAATGTGACTGAACTCGCCTCTCTAGCGGTCACCGGGTTCTGGCTCGTTGCTCTCCTCACCGGACAGGAGTGGTGGCTCGCGGCGCTGCTCGTTGGCTACGTCGTGATCGTCCCGCTGACGGAACTGTTGTACGGTGATCCGGACGAGGAGGAAGATATCGAGGAGGCGGACCCAGCGCCGTCGCGCGATGCTGGCGACGAAACACCGCTCGAACGCCTGCGCCGCCGGTACGCCGAGGGAGAACTGACTGACGACCAGTTCGAGCGGAAACTGGAGCGACTGCTCGAAACAGAGACGCTGGAGGATGTTGCGGACGGCGCGGCGGTGCGGGAGCGTGAGACCGAACGAACCTGA